A segment of the Capricornis sumatraensis isolate serow.1 chromosome 8, serow.2, whole genome shotgun sequence genome:
TTCAAAGGCAAGATGGCAAAGAGCAATACAGCCTTCACCAAATTCTCTTGGTGAATTTGTCCTTGGACCCTAGCCGCCAAGCTATAAGGAAGCCAAAGTTTGGAGATGCCCTCTTTGGGTGTTCCAGCCAATAGCCCTAGTTAGGCCCCCAGCCATCAGCCAGCATCAACTGCCAAACACATGAGTGAACATTCTTTCAGATGATTCCACTCCTGGCTTTTGATTCTTTCAGCAGAGGCCTTTGAAGTCATGGAATAAAGATAAGCCATCCTCATTGTGCCATGTGTGAATGTGTGGCCCACAGAAATCAGGAGAGATAATAATgagtattgattttttaaaaataattttctttattcatttatgtgtggctgcgctgggtcttccttgctgcgctggcttttctctagctgcggtgaccGGGGGCTACTCTCCTTTttcggtgtgcaggcttctcgttgtggtggcttctcttgttgcacagcgcAGGCTTTtgggtgggcttcagtagctgcggctcatgggctcaggagttgccgCTCCTGGGCCCTCAAGTTCAGGCTCGagagttgtggcccatgggcttggttgctccatgacatgtgagatcttcccaggccagggatcgaacccatgtctcctgcactggcagatggattctttaccactgagccaccagggaagactgattattgatgttttaagccactaagttttagtGTAATCTGTTGCAGCAGGAGCTCGACAATAATGTAAGCTGTGGTAATAGAGACAAGAAAAAACAGTGGCTTAAACAAACTAACTCTCTCCTTTTCACTGAGAGAGTCTGGAAGTAGGAAACCCAGGGATGATATGGACATACCTATGATGTCATCAGAAGCCCAGggtctttttttgtttggttggtttttttggccacatcatgcagcatgcaggatcctagttccccagccagggaagcttggaaccactggacaaccagagaaTATTTGTCTTCCCAGGGTCTTTTTTCTTGCTGTTCTATTATCCTCAGCACATGGCTACAATTCTCAAGGTCACCTCCTGATCCAAAGTAGCTACTGGAGTTCCAACGATCACATCTGCCTTCCAGGCTGAAGGCAGGATGAAGCAGAGAGGACAGAACTAGCCTTCACCAATATTGTTTCCATTTCGAGGAACGTTTTTAGAAATTCATTCCAAGACCTTCTGCTTATATCTCATACCCTAAAATTAAGTAACACAGCCACACCATATGTGCAAGGGAGGCTGGAAATGTTGCCTTTTAGCTGAGCTCATTGCCATCTAAAGTAAAACTGGGGTTCTGGTGTTGAGGAGAGGAGGAGAATGGATAGTGACTCGTAGGCTGATGGTTGGTGGCTGATGTGTTAGAGCAGGACAATGGAAGAGGGGTCTTCCCATGTTGGGGAGCTGGAGCTACACATTGGCCCGCAACCTGCTGCAGCCTCCTTGAATGTTTGGGGACCGTGGAATTTTCCATCTAAGTTGCTTCTGAACAAAGGATGGACTTCATTCCCTGTGAGACAGTGGGCTGATGTATGAGGAAAGCTCTGGTCTCTAACTTCACCCTCCCCAGGTGAACAGCAGGCAGCTGGACTTTTGCTAAAAATCTAACATGCAGCACTGAGCTTACCACTTCCTCCTTGACCACCTTGCATGGTTGCCCCAGTTTACTGGCAAATTCTTGGCATTGATGTTGAAGGCCTCAGCCACCTCTTCCACAGCTCTGCTTTGACCCCTACTTCATGCCTGGCACCCAAGCCTTTGTGTGGGTAGCTCCCACTGTCCAGAACACCTTCCACCCATCtctgcctgggagaatcccaccCACCTTTAGCACTCTCATGGTGCCTTCGCAAGGACTAGAAAAGACTGTCCTTtatccgggcttcccaggtggctcagtgttaaggaatccacctgccagtccaggagatacaggagacatgggtttgatccctgggtcaggaagattcccctagaggaggaaatggcaacccactccagtattcttgcctgggaaatcctgtggacagaagagcctggtgggctacaatccaaggggttgcaaaagagtcagatatgactggctgagcatgcacgcacaccctTTATCCAGGTGGATGCAGCTCCCAGGGCTTGAGGAGTGGCGCACAGGTGGGATTCCAAGCACATGTGCCCCTTGCCCAGCAAACATCCTACAGAGCTGTACAGGGAGATGTCACTTTAAGGACCTCcctagggagggagggaggtcctTCCTTTACCGGCTCTGTCCTGGACCCCACACCCTGATCTGGGGCTGGCTAGTTCCAGCTTTGTGTCCTCTGACCTGCTCAGTGCCCATTCCCTCAGACCCATGACACCAATAGCCATTCGGGGAACTGAGTTTGTGCCACAGACCATACCTCTCTCTTCCCACTTCGGGGACCAGTCACCcatcccttgggcttcccaggtggcgctagtggtaaagaagctgcctgccaatgcaggagacataagagatgccgatccaatccctgagtcgggaaaatcccctgaaggagggtatggcaaccctgcagtatgcttgcctggagaatcccatggacagaggagcctggtgggctccagtccatggggtcacaaacagtcggacacgactgagcaactaagcacagcaccccTCCCTTAGTCTTCAGCACACCCAGCAGCAGAATGGAAACCCCTGCTGGGCTGAAAGAGGGGCCACTTGGATAGTCCCTTGGAAATGACCCAGATGCCAGTAGATTGGAGTCAGCTACTCAGAGCAACTCAAACCTGAATCTCAGAGGCTCCAGCCTGGGCGGGGAGCTCACCCTCTCCTGGTGGTGCTGCAGCCACCCCACCCCTGGCACACCACTGCCACCCCCCAGACCCTGCCAGGCCCACTGTGTTTGTTGTGGTGGCCTCGAACCCACCACCAAGAAATGCACGAGAGAAGACATTCCATTTCATACCTTTTATTTTATCTGCAtcttctctgccttctccctcccccaccgGCTCCTGAGAGGGGGTGGAAGCCCCAGTTGGAAGGGAAGGGACTACTCTCGCCTCCCTGGGGGAGGGACAGTGTCCCCTGGGCCAGGCCCCAGTGATGGAGGAAGCAGGGGCCTCCCTGGCAGAGCAAGGGCATCGTCCAAGAGGCTGTGGTCAGGGCTGAGACCCCTCGGATGCCCTGTGGCCCTGAGCCCCGTGTGTCATCAGGAAGGTGAAGAGCAGAGAAGTCAGGGGGCGATGAGAGGTGTGCGCGTGGCTGAGAGGTGGACACGGATGTCAGGGGCCAGGAGCAGAGACTAGGGAAAGCGGACTCGAGGGGGGGCCCTGAGAAGGAACCCCGGGTTATAGAGGCGACTGGGTGCGGGGGAAGGGTGCACCAGGGaaagcagggggtggggtgagtgGGACACGGTTGTGCTCCAAGAACCAGGCTCCCGGTAGAGGGGCCGGGCTGCAGGGTCTGATCAGGGGCTGGCCCTGAGCAGAGGCCTGGCAGGGGAGGAGGACGGGGACCCTGGGTGGGGAGCGGGGCCGAGGCCGCGGTGCTGCCATAGCCAACTCTCCAGGTTCGTGGATGCCAGCCCAGCTGGGCGTGGCCCCAAACCACCAATTTGTGCTTCTGGGTTGCTTGAGGGCCCCCAACGCGGCCTCCACCGTGCCGAGAAGGGTCCATAGGCAGCCAGCCCTCTGCAGCGGGCAACTGCTGTCCCCAGgactcctcccccagcccaggttttctggaaacttcctttCCTGCCCAGCCTGGGAGGTCCCCCAAGCTAGATCACCTGCCATCGCAGGGGGTGggacatggtggtggtggtggcggtggagGGGAGCCATGCTGGAACAGTTCCTAGACTCAACTGCGGGGGTGTCCCTTTGCCCTCCAGATGACCAGGGGTCACTGCACGCTTAGTCTAAgggctccacccccacccccacccctcgtGTGCTGGTCTGGTTTCCCTCCTGTTTTGGACAGCAATCACTCAGGCATGGAAGCCCctggggtgggatggtggggagAGGGCCAGTCTGGGGGCCACGTGGGTCTCAGAGAGCACCCTGGCCGTCCCCCTGGCAGCCGCTGTCACCGTGGACGATGAGCACCGGGAAGTAAAGGGCGTCCTCATAGCACGGTGGGCTTTCCAGGGGCTCTGTGTCCTCCCCCCGGCGCCCCAGCGGCCCCCCGCTCAGGCTTCGGAAGACCCCCGGCGTGGCCCGACCCCCGGCTCCCAGCGAGAGGCGGCTGCGGCTGAAAGGCAGGCGGGGCCCGCTGGGCCGGGCGGGCGGCAGCGAGTTGCTGCTGACGGAGCGGCGGCAGCGCTGGCAGCCTCGGAGGTAGGCGCCCGAGCCGGCGCCCATGACCACGGCCTCCGAGTAGCTGGGCACCAGCTGCCGGTTGGAGCAGATGTGCCACTCGAGCTCGGTGAAGTCCACCGTGGCCACTCGGGAGAGCGGGGGCCCACTGGGCACGGCGCCGGGCGGGGGCGAGCTGGCGCCGAAGAGCTTCTCCACCTGGTAGTGGACGTGGGCCGTGCCGTAGGCCGCCACCACGCGCAGCGGCCAGGACAGCGTGGCCGCCGACACCAGCCAGAAGACCCAGGCGCGCGCGTACCAGGGCGGGCTGCGCGGGTCGGCGAACACCATGAGGGACTCGCGGAAGTCCACGTCCTTCAGGTGCATGCCCTCGCGGGCCTCCAGGTAGTCGTCCAGGCCCTCGTTGGCGCTGAAGAAGCGGGCCCGCTGGGTGAGGTACGAGGCCTCGGCCTCGGCGCTGCCGAAGCTGAAGCACTTGGTGAAGCGCAGCCGCGTGGCCGCGTGGTCGGCCAGGCCCACGAGCTCCTTGGAGACGTCGCGGACGCCGTGCGCCGAGTAGTCGAACTCGCCCCGCGCCGTGCGGCTGTCGGCCCTCTCGTGGTAGACCTGCGTGGTGGTGTAGGCGTCGCCGTTGCGGTAGCGGGTGATCTGGCGGGTGCGCCGCACGTAGTGGTAGCTGGTGGCCTTCCACCAGACGCAGGGCGGCGCCTGCTGCAGCCGGCGGATCAGGGCGAGCACGGTGCTGGCGTCGGTGCGCGGCGCCTGGCAGGACCGCACGTGACAGTGCCAGCACTCGGCCAGGTAGAGGAGGTAGAGGAGGGAGACGAAGGCCAGGGGGATGTACAGGTAGCCGTCGGAGCAGGGGCTGGCCGGGTAGGTGGGCGGTGGCCCCCCGCCTCCGCGGGCCAGGGCGGCCTCTGGCCCCAGGACCAGCCGAGGCACCGTGGCCAGGCGGCACCAGGCCACCACGGCGCCGCAGGCGTGGATGAGCAGGGTGAGAAGCAGGCACTTCCAGTGCGACTCGCGGCACAGAGAGCTTCCCAGGGACTGCTTCAGGGGCCGCTGCTGCAGAAGGGGCAATGAGAGGGGAGGCCTGGGTCAGCCCCGTGAAGGGGGTGGGGCTTCGCTCCCCACtttccagaggaggaaactgaggctctgagggaTGGAGGGGCTTGCTCCTGGCCTCACCCCTCTACCCAACTCACAGCAGAGCCGCAGGTCTCCAACTATGTGCCCTGAGCCTGGCCTCCACAGTGCCCTGTCTCCACTCAGTCAGGCGCATGTAGGAGAAAACAGATTCATCTCTGCCACCAGAGGGAAGGATACCCCAGCCCCTCAACGACTGGCTGTTGAGGAAACTGCCTTCTGGTCCTGACTTCACTCCCGATTTGCTGTGTGATTGCAGCCATatccctgccctctctgggcacTGATTCCTGGACCTGGGGGTGTGGGGAGCCAGGGTGGCAGGGGGTCCTAGGAGTGGAGAGCCTAGGGGCAGCC
Coding sequences within it:
- the TMEM151A gene encoding transmembrane protein 151A; translated protein: MPEDGGGDSGDVPEITPDGEPLREEQRPLKQSLGSSLCRESHWKCLLLTLLIHACGAVVAWCRLATVPRLVLGPEAALARGGGGPPPTYPASPCSDGYLYIPLAFVSLLYLLYLAECWHCHVRSCQAPRTDASTVLALIRRLQQAPPCVWWKATSYHYVRRTRQITRYRNGDAYTTTQVYHERADSRTARGEFDYSAHGVRDVSKELVGLADHAATRLRFTKCFSFGSAEAEASYLTQRARFFSANEGLDDYLEAREGMHLKDVDFRESLMVFADPRSPPWYARAWVFWLVSAATLSWPLRVVAAYGTAHVHYQVEKLFGASSPPPGAVPSGPPLSRVATVDFTELEWHICSNRQLVPSYSEAVVMGAGSGAYLRGCQRCRRSVSSNSLPPARPSGPRLPFSRSRLSLGAGGRATPGVFRSLSGGPLGRRGEDTEPLESPPCYEDALYFPVLIVHGDSGCQGDGQGAL